The DNA region CCTGATGTCGGCGCCGAAGTACGACGCCGTTTCGCGGAACTTCAGCGACGTCACCTCAGCCCAGCGCGCGAACGCGGCGGCGAACACGCCTTTCACGGCGTCGCTCAGCCCGTTCCCGGGGAAGAACGCGTACGTCAGCTCCTGCGTTCCCTCCGGCCACCGCGGCATGCCAGGAAAAAGAGTGAAGTGCGCCACCGTGTGAAACTTCGGCTTGCTAAACGACGCCGTCTCGTTCTCCTTGGCGGCGTTCATCGTGGTTGTGCCGTTGATTATATCGGCGACGCCGCACCGAGGCAGCACGATCTGCTGCACGGTGGCGTCGTCGAGGACGCCAGTGACGTTCAGGTTGAAGTTCTTCTGGTAAGTTTTGATGGCGGATTCGAGCGCGTCGTCGAATTCATCGGAGAAATTCGACGAGGGCGGCGCGTGAGGGAAGTAACCGAATCGTTCAAAGTATGATTTTAAATTGGCGAGGCCGTCGTACTTGTCGCCGCGGTGACAACCGGTAAAGTTGAGAAAGGCATCCCACGCGCCTCCAGTAGGGGCGTGGGCGTTGAGCCAGGAGGAGACGTTGGGAAAGAGTCGAGCTGAAACGACGACGTTTGTTAAAGAGAGGGAAATTAAGAAAGCTAGGATGATGATGGGTTTGATATTCATGTTTGGTTAGTGGGAAAAGGAATGAAATTTTTTGCTCTGGAAAAGTTGAGGGGTGGAAAGGAAATATAAGAAGTGTTAAGGGATGCATGTGGAGAATAATTTGGTAGTACTTGGTGAATGGTGATGTGATTAGCTTTGAAAACTTTgggtcttcttcttttgaaaaCTTTGAAGATCAGTGCCTATGAAAACGTCAGCGCCTGAGGGTTGTTCAACTTCAGAGTTCAGACAGTACGGAATATTACGGAggtaattttacatttattttatttttttgcaacaatttaataattaatagtactagtatttaatttaaccataaatatttatttgttctgtatttattgtctttttttaaataaataaaatcacagATGATGTTGCTCTTTTAAagtaaaaagataatataaagattaaaaaaatacttgattttagtataattaattaaattatttcttatctTCCTATCATACTTTTTTAAATCTGTCGTACTCTTACACTTACACTTGTTTCtcttattaatatatttctctCATGTATATTCCAAAATATTTCTCAGCTATTCTCAATCTATTGAATTTTAATTGGAAAACATCAGAGTTTTGTGTTtcgcaattttttttcaagaaaaaagaatattttatatatacataagtTATGTACTGTTAAGTTTGTGGGTTTACCTCTTTGCAAATATATATGTCTTACCACTAAATTCATTCAGTAGGTTGAAAGATCTAAAGCATGTGACTGTGAGGTTGTAAACGGTTGGAGATGGGTGGTAAAGTGATTTATTCCTTTTTATCGTTTATTAActtttgtatttctttttgtGTGGTGGATTGATTCTTTAGTATTTGAGAATTGGTATTAGATAATACAAGAGTGTAAAATTGAGAAAATCATCTTGAACTTTTAATTGAAtggttaaataaaaagaaatgaagagTAAATCATTAGTAATTCTTTATTGCTATTATTAGGcagttgaaaagaaaaaaagtttaatcaattacacacaGAAAATTGAGTTTCACAGTTGCTTGATTCAGTAATGAATCTGGGTTTGTTTGGATTTAGTCTTGCCTTTCATTTCGAGTTTACGTCCTCAAGACCTCGACCTTTTCTTAGAAAAATAAATCTGAAGTAgtagataaattaatttaatcaaagagagataaataatattgaaaaaaaaaaagaagggagaAGAGGCAGTCATGCAGAGTTGTTCAACAAtatgaaaccaaaaaaaaaagaaaaatagaaagggaGAGAGTTGTTGAACAGTTTCAAAGACTGTTGGGTTGGGTGGCGCGGCAACTGTCATGAGTTCTGACACGTGGATGAAGTTTAGTGGTTCAAAAGTGCAGCTCATTGAAAATATCACTTTAAACAACTTTataattcagtaaaaaaaaaactttataagacaaatgctaaataattttatgttaaaaagcAAAATCACACAATATTAGTTATAGCAAacatacaaataaatatttagtgctgtatttattttaaaatagttgaaagcattaaatataatataattaatatttttatgatatttttagtaagtttaagaaaaaaaacattagattttataaatgcaagtcataatatatttatactatatataatttaataatgttatagtataaaaattattactacGTTTTTATTAAtccaatcattcaattataataaataagattcattatttgtattttataaatattaaataacattgATAAATGCTAGAAGCATTATTGATTTAAGTAGAAAAATTGGCAAggcaaaagaagaaaggaagcaTAGGTTTTTAAATATTCTCATTTTTCAATATTGTACTACTTGCAAAGCAATGATGGAGATTGACGATCAATGTCAATTTTTTGGTAGCTAAGGTCCTTATGGAAAAACATAGCCCTTGTTCATCAATTTTGAGTTATATAATTAAGGATATCACacgtcaatatatatatatatatatatatatatataaacttaaacAAACAGACCTCTCAATAAAAAGACTGGCCGGGGATGGACgaaatattcaattattattattttttataacagatGAAATATTCAAATATGACATAATGCCAAATTTGACTTTTATATGGGAgatttattatatgattttatgATGAACCGTTATAAAtcagattattttttaactgtTAAAAAACTATCAGCAATAAtaagttaaatttatataatggtTAACATGAAAAaagctataaaaaataaaatatatttattataatggtTAACATgaaaacaactataaaaaaaaataaaatatatgttttttttttaaaatgttgatcTATTATAGCCGTAGCGAAATAAACtaactgaaaaaaataaattaataaatcttTTATAGAGGTTACTTGTAAAATTACTATAAAGatttaataaaactattatAATGGTGTTATTTGAGTAGGACTATTATTAGCAACAAATTTCTCTCATATTATATTACAATGTAATAAAtcaagaacaatttgaataatttttatcctcagaaaaattaaattcaataagcaaatacataatatatattatatataaattatatcgtGGAGTTAAAGGAATTTATTATAAACTCATGAAATTATCTTCGATTCACATGTTGGAAAAAAAGAAACTGTACCGTGATAGATTTTTCATTAAACTTTCATGATGTTAGTCAAATATATAAATGGTATTAAATGTATCTTCTTCTCTACGTAATGATGATGTATTTAACTTATGTTGACTTATGTTTTAGTTTAGCCTTTTGTCCAACCTCTACctgaaaaagttaaatataaattaaacaaattaatttcaaataagagagaaaaaagaaacgaAGCATAACAGGAACGTTGTTTAACAGATTCCAGCATCTGGGACCGTTGCAATTGACATGAACTACTGGCATGAGGTTGAAGCTCAGGATTGACCGCAAGAAAGTCTTTTCCCcatgaattttaatataactAATACCTCCCttgttatatataagaaataaataagaacttttttttctatatataaaaaccatagcatcacttttaaatgtattaatcattcatttctttctatacctttatttattataaaaactattaatgaaataaatcatactCATTAGTGGAAAAAGATTTCTTACAAAATGAATAGTGTTATTAAATGCAATCACCACTTGATTCATTTGATTCAATgagtattttgaaataaaatttaaatttatgatattattaattaaagttaatcaaattaattatttttattgttcttgatgaattagtatttattttttatatatagtaacATAAGTAAATTTTAGTATATGTATAGGACTAGGAGAAGGTAAAtatttggtttatataaataaaatttatgataaataatttttaatatataaatcatattagaattaaaatttataataaataaatatatttgaatatataaattatattttagatttataataaataatttaaatagtaaTTCAAAGTTGTTTTTAactattgatattttaaaaaaatataattgaaatttaatttagaaaaaataaaagatggtATATTGACAGATAGataattaaggaaataaaatatataaataaagatagttgaaagagaattttttttactagttgaaTGAAAAATCTGTATATGTACtttcaaaagtgagaaaaaaatagattaagaatgtaagagagggagagagagtatGGAATTTAGAGGTACAaccaaaagttaatttttttgtatggagGTTGCTACTTAACAAATTACCAACTAAAGACAATCTTAGGGCAAGAAATGCATTGTAGATGAAGAGGATTGCAAGTGTGTTTTTTGTAATAGGTGTGAAGAAACAGTGAATAATTGTTTCTTCACACGCGAGGGAGTGGTGGAAGTATGGAAAGCTTGGTATTGGTGGTTGGACATAAAATCAGTCTTACCAAACTCACTCCAAGCACATATGAGCCAACATGATTGCTTATTACAAAACAACAAAGACAAGGAAAGGTGGATGGTGGTGTGGGTAGCGATTGTGTGGAACATTTGGCTTGTAAGGAATGAGTGCATATTCAAAGGCTGAGTATTTGAAGCTCAAAGCTTAATGCAAAGAATAGCCTTCACAACATGGTCTTGGCTTAGTGGGAAAAGCAAAAACTTTAATTATTCCTTCACTCAATGGATGGTATCACCGGGGGCATGCATAACCTCATTATTGCCCACGGAATGTTAATTTACAATTTACTTGCTACTACGTTTAATTGATGGTTAAAGCATGtgatttgtaattattttgGGGTACTTGGGAAGGATTGGACATAGATGTTATGCTATCAAGGGATGCTAAGCATCTTATTGATTTGGTTAGTAGCTATAGCTTACTATTGTATTTATCTTAATTAGGTGCTTCTGGTACtcctatatttataatatattattcttttgcctagcaaaaaaagttatatattataatttattctcTCACTTTTAAATAGAAATGACAATTGTATCTGGATCCAATGAATACTCATAAAAATATTCACAACAGGTAAGATAAATATTCACTTGGTTGGTGGAGATGGGTGCAGCTATATGATAAGTTCTAGTgcttttataatattaagaatatttatttgtttttaaaaacaaaatattgaaagaagtacaaacaagaaataagattttaataatTCATATGCATTGTTAGTGCTCCCTATTAATATacttaatttagttaattatatttacctaccaaaaaaaatactgaATGCATATATTGTTTTTGGTTTTATAAAATTCCATCTCCAGCATCTTTCAACTCGCTCATTTTGTCAACAATTCCACAACATGTAtgcaattttacaaaaaagcgtgttaatatataaattagttaGCAAATATTGACAtcaaatagaaaaatttaaaatttaagtaaaagTAACTAACATTTAAATCATAAaagtaaatttataaattactcaagaaagaaaattttatatgaaaatgtaTTCATACCAAAATTAGAGAACTAAATATACATGATaatatatgttaattaaaacattttaaataaaataattctgtcaaaaatgtaaatgaaaaaatatagaaatactTAATAAATAACTTTAATGAGCTAGGTCATCTTTTTGTtagatatttctttttaaaccGCCAAAGTAAATACCgtaaaatgtatatttattttgtccATGCATTCCACGAGTTTTCCAACTAGAGCGGTccatcacaattcacaaatCTATCCTTTATCTTGgggaaaacatatttttagcattggacgaattttttttattattatgtttgggTAAAATTTTTCATGCCCAAACAATAGTAATTTCCTTATTACCAAACAGTTAAAATTGGATAGatgcaatttgaaaaaaaataaattcttttatgaTCTAATGGATCTCATTCCAACAGATAGAAAAAAGACAACTTTAGATTATTTGTGTAAGACAGATCATTAAGACCCATAATTCAATTGCATCTTTCTCTTTAATAATACATCACATTTTTTTACTAACATGAGAaaatcttgataaaaaaaatcagatgaTAGAACATGCATTACAAGCAATGCAAGAGACCGTATTGAAGCATTGCCATGGTGTATGCCACCATAGCTTCAAAGAAGCATTGAATAGTGGATCATAGAGTGCATGATTACAAGTTTTGAGCAAATCCAAATCTCATTATGATTAGTTGTGGTCATGTTTTAGTGTTCTTCATGAAATTAAAGTCGTTTAGATATAGGCCAAACCACTCTCAACACCACCATATGAACTTAGTAGCTCATATATTGACCATTATTCAAGCAGTTAACTTACCATCAAGATGATTGAATATTAGTCTCGTTAAGATTAGATATTGTTCTGTTAATTATGATTAGAGAGCAATTAGAGATTTATTCATTATCACTTAGATTAGATTGATTCTATGTAATTAATGTAGATCCTATTTGGTCATTATAAATAAAGGATTAGTTATTACTTAGATTAGATTGATTCTATGTAATTAATGTAGATCCTATTTGGTCATTATAAATAAAGGATTAGTGTGATCATCCTTGACATGATTTTCACtactttcttaatttatttctcttattttacaAGTACCGTgttttttatgacatttttttagATATAGGCTAAACCACTCAACTTTGTAGCTCATATAATGACGATTATTATTCAAGCAGTTAGCATACCTTCATGCTGATTAAATATCAATCTTGtacagtgttttttttttcacattcttTTTATTGCTGACCATCAAGCTGTAGATACACAATATGCCGTGTCAAATGGTTTATAGACAATTTTAGAACACCAAAGTACTTGATGCCTTAAGTTAAATTTAACAGGCAATATAATTCCAAATGGTAGAAACGATGGAAGACAGATCTAACATCGAGAAGGCCTATCATCTCATTCATGTTGGCATATGGCTCCAAGGTGTTATAGCCAGGCAGTTCCATCTTGTATTCACCAAGAATCTGCAAAATAATAACAAGACATAAGGGTTATTATAATGCTGAAGGTTCATGCATTTACTGAGATATCATGACTTACAGTGAACTCGGTTACTTGAAATGGAATTAGTAATGGAACCAAAAACTTCAACCTCTTTGTATTTGAAAGGATAAAGGCAACACAAGTTGTGGACTTCCCATCACTGTATACCCATTCATCTTGTTCTTGAATGGTGAgtaattcatcaaaagataTCCCACGCTTCTCAGTCTCTACTAAAATATCATGCAAATACAAACCCTGTacgtaaataaaaatgaaagatccCATTACTTAAGAAAAAAGGCAACCGGATTATAGTTCAGCAAACTATACTACGTGAGTTCTTCTATCCTGGTAATTAAACTTGATGAGCTGATATTTCAGTGGAATTTTCCCATTAGGAACTTTTTGAAGATTCAATTCTCAGTAAGAAGAACACACAATTACAATGAATTTATTCAAACCAGCATGCCCTATGTACACTCAAAGACTTACGACTCAAAATGTCAAATCTAAAAGGCTAATGAACTTTATAGATTTCACACTTTACCAAAAACAATTTCCACATATTAAAACAAAGTCAAGCATTTTGTGAAGAAGTCCTCATATAACAATCTTCggtcattataaaaaattaaatactgaAGTAAAACTAAAAGACAGAATTTCCATCTTGAATCTATTGAAATTATAGAAAAGCAGCAGAAAGCCAGAAACACACTCTGCAGTCATTAGCAAATCAGAAAATCTCAGAATAAGTCCATTTCTGCTTTTGACAGTTGTTCCCAAAAgtaaaagatatcaaggaaatcAACAGTTGAGAATTATgataaaatcaaatacatatatGACAAAccttaaaattaataacaatctcaactgttttattttctaattaatggtTATTATTGCACTTTATTCTCTAAAGTGCACTCTCCTCACTTTAGAGAATTCAAATCCTAAAGAAATTTcctcctaataaaaaaaaatccaaaagaaaGACTACACTTTGGTTCATTTGATTGGCACAAAACTGTCAGATTTTACCTGCACAGAGAACATACCATTGAGAACCAGACTTCCATTGCACTCAAAGTCTACATCTAcaatcttaataaataaataaaaaattaatttggtgCCTCCTTTGTATTTGAGAAATGCTGGGGCATAGGCAGGGTAGAGAGTTATAGCCTCAAGCACTGTTAGGTTCATTGCACAAATACATGCAAGCAAGCAAGAACCCTTTTAATAAGAGTATAAGAAAACATGCATATATCGCCACAAAGCAGTAAGTGTTGCATCACCAAAATCCTTGATGGCAACTTAGTCCTTCCATTCCATTGTCATCTTACCTGTGTGTCTCCACTGGTAAGTTGCTTTCTAAACCCATAAGCACTAAACTAACTATTCTTTGCTAGGCTGTTTcctatttaagatttaaattacCTTTAAGCAACCAGTTCAAACTTAAACCATCTCATAAAATATACAATAGTCTACTGGAAAAACAGCATGTTGTTCACAACAAAGTTTACTGGTTCAATTGTATACTTATTAATTATGATACAGTCAACCAATAAGTAATAAGGAAAAGTTTTCTACCAAGTGAGCATCAATAGTTGTCAGCTACGGTGTCAATCCCATGATTGTCAAACTCTCTAGTTAACAGTTAACTTgttaactcttacgagtttaccaGTCCCCTTGTCTTCTGCAAGTTGACTCTtgagtaaattctttttttagtagactctCAACAAACTCTATAAATTCTAAGTAAACTCGGTAGACTCTCAAGTTTATCACTGAGTCAACAagttagcaagttaaaaaaaatcagaccAAAAtgcaagttattttttattgttttctgtaTAACATTCAACATACCTTCGTTTAGTgtattattctcaaatacaaaattctcaTCTTTATTCATATCAAATCTTTATtccttaataacatcaaatcttggatgagaatgatctaccactactataacCTTTGTAAGTTATTATCTAGAAGTGATATATTATTACTagatttgattatttaaatattctgaactttatgatttattattttattttgttatattgttgaaatgtttaattaaaatgttatttgtagatattttattattatgttcatATGAAGTAGACTCTTATGAGTCTATGAGTTGAGTCATGAATCGAGTCTATAAAATTCTCAAGGATCTAAGTGAATTTTCAAGTTTGATAATCTTGATAAATCTAACTTAATTTCATATTGTGAAGTTTAATTTTGCTCGCATTTGTGGATGCAGGGGAAGGAATGCTTTTTGTGGATTGGAGTCATCCTTAAGAGACAATTGCCACTATTATTTCTTCACCCTGCGCAAAGACACATTATGCTGCTATGATCAATtaaaatagaacataccttAGTCACCACCCCCAACAACAATGAAACAATTACAAAATTCCAATTCAACTGGCATTTACATGATTACATGGATAATATTAAgagtaaaaagaaacaaaatttataaaaaattaatcggTTTCTGACCCATGTGAGTTTGGAGGTGGGGCCCGGAGGGACACGTGGCGAAGCAGGGTGAGGTGGTGGTGAAGTCTTCGTTGACTACAAAGCTGCAGTGTGGTGATTTTTTAGTCAAACAACGGAGCTGGAGGCCAACCGCGACTGACTCCGTAATTTGAAGTACCCTGCTGCCACGGAAAATCATACAAAAACAGTAAATACATCGTTTatgctctgttttttttttttttatctaaaaaaatgttatgtttcttttattcgtatgaattaaaaaagaaaaatgatatgcATATAACAATTTGTATGATAATTCaagggataatttttttaactaacgaGTATGATTTACTCCCTTTATTCGTTTTAATAAGATCCTTCCaactaaaattatcaataatttatattattttctcaaaattcaccttaatatttttttaaactaatcatCTCTCTTTTTTCACTTAATTGTTTTTGACTTAATTATCACTCATATGATCTAATACTGATAAGCAAGAAAAAGAGTTAATCTCAATCATTTCTAAAGTAAATGATCAATTTCATCTCCACATTTCAC from Glycine soja cultivar W05 chromosome 8, ASM419377v2, whole genome shotgun sequence includes:
- the LOC114423208 gene encoding metalloendoproteinase 2-MMP-like, whose protein sequence is MNIKPIIILAFLISLSLTNVVVSARLFPNVSSWLNAHAPTGGAWDAFLNFTGCHRGDKYDGLANLKSYFERFGYFPHAPPSSNFSDEFDDALESAIKTYQKNFNLNVTGVLDDATVQQIVLPRCGVADIINGTTTMNAAKENETASFSKPKFHTVAHFTLFPGMPRWPEGTQELTYAFFPGNGLSDAVKGVFAAAFARWAEVTSLKFRETASYFGADIRIGFFSGDHGDGEPFDGSLGTLAHAFSPTNGRFHLDAAEDWVVSGDVTRSALPTAVDLESVAVHEIGHLLGLGHSSVEEAVMFPTISSRKKKVVLARDDIEGIQFLYGSNPNFNGSTATSAPERDASDGGRCLTCVGPSSGVFALLTFAFLF